A single region of the Paraburkholderia sp. SOS3 genome encodes:
- a CDS encoding AI-2E family transporter produces MKLPLTPPRPSNRVYPPGVPGLLGLTSTITAVVVVCGLYFGREVLIPITLAVLLSFLLAPLVSVLRRLRFGQLPSIFVAVLVALVSLLAVGTLIAAQIAQLASSLPQYQAAIELKIETVQEKTIGRADALLTRAASTLARVTPDHAPNPPHEAGRTQKPSAAAPLPVEVHEPMPSPLQLAQKVFSPVVGPIETTFIVLVVTIFILLQREDLRDRLIRLFGARDLHRTTTAINDAATRLSRYFVAQLGINVGAGSLIAVGLAIIGVPGALLFGVLTALLRFVPYIGTWIAAALAAILAAAIQPQWSMAVATIVLFVVVDVVAGQVVEPLLYGHSSGLSPLAVVVAAIFWSWLWGPVGLVLSTPLTLCLVTLGRYAERLRFLTVLLGDQPALTPAQNFYQRLLADDPHEAIVQAERLLKEMPLVQYYDDVAREGLRLARNDALRGVFAPDQLSRMNETLLDIVENLEGAENPLAPPPLAPSSPLHGSADGSKASAGEDPEADSDTPMQLLPGMRVVCVAGRGAFDEVATAIAVQLLCRRGLPVFAAHYAQFRKGSIDSASIENAPILCVVTLDASEAPPYLRNLVRRIRERAPSAALVVGVGGLSERDDETTSLSGTINANGFGELVDQCVHAATNAAPLPPRLVENTG; encoded by the coding sequence ATGAAACTGCCGCTGACGCCACCACGACCGTCGAATCGCGTCTACCCGCCTGGCGTTCCCGGCCTGCTCGGACTCACGTCGACGATCACGGCCGTCGTGGTGGTCTGCGGCCTGTATTTCGGCCGTGAAGTGCTGATTCCGATCACGCTCGCGGTGCTGCTGAGCTTCCTGCTCGCACCGCTCGTCAGCGTGCTGAGGCGGCTGCGCTTCGGACAGCTGCCGTCGATCTTCGTCGCGGTACTCGTCGCGCTCGTCTCGCTGCTTGCGGTCGGCACGCTGATCGCGGCGCAGATCGCGCAGCTCGCGAGTTCGCTGCCGCAATACCAGGCGGCAATCGAACTGAAGATCGAGACCGTGCAGGAGAAAACGATCGGCCGCGCCGACGCGCTGCTCACGCGCGCGGCCAGCACGCTCGCGCGCGTCACGCCCGATCATGCGCCCAATCCGCCGCACGAGGCGGGCCGCACGCAGAAGCCGTCGGCCGCCGCGCCGCTGCCCGTCGAAGTGCACGAGCCGATGCCCTCGCCGCTGCAACTCGCGCAGAAAGTGTTTTCGCCGGTCGTCGGCCCGATCGAAACGACGTTCATCGTGCTCGTCGTGACGATCTTCATCCTGTTGCAGCGCGAGGACTTGCGAGACCGCCTGATACGCCTGTTCGGCGCGCGCGATCTGCACCGCACGACCACCGCCATCAACGATGCGGCGACCCGGCTGTCGCGCTACTTCGTCGCGCAGCTCGGCATCAATGTCGGCGCCGGTTCGCTGATCGCGGTGGGCCTCGCGATCATCGGCGTGCCGGGTGCACTGCTGTTTGGCGTATTGACTGCGTTGCTGCGCTTCGTGCCGTATATCGGCACATGGATCGCCGCCGCGCTCGCGGCGATACTCGCGGCCGCGATTCAGCCGCAATGGTCGATGGCCGTCGCGACGATCGTTCTGTTCGTGGTCGTCGACGTGGTTGCGGGGCAAGTGGTCGAACCGCTGCTCTATGGACACAGTTCGGGGCTGTCGCCGCTCGCCGTGGTGGTCGCCGCGATCTTCTGGAGCTGGCTGTGGGGACCCGTGGGTCTTGTGCTGTCGACGCCGCTTACGCTGTGTCTCGTCACGCTCGGCCGCTACGCGGAGCGATTGCGGTTCCTGACCGTGCTGCTCGGCGATCAACCGGCGCTCACGCCCGCGCAGAACTTCTATCAGCGCCTGCTCGCCGACGATCCGCACGAGGCGATCGTGCAGGCGGAACGGCTGCTCAAGGAGATGCCGCTCGTCCAGTACTACGACGATGTCGCGCGCGAAGGGTTGCGTCTTGCGCGCAACGACGCGCTGCGCGGCGTATTCGCACCGGACCAGCTGAGCCGCATGAACGAGACGCTGCTCGATATCGTCGAGAATCTCGAAGGGGCGGAAAACCCGCTGGCCCCGCCGCCGCTCGCACCGTCGTCGCCGCTGCACGGCAGCGCCGATGGCAGCAAAGCAAGTGCGGGCGAAGACCCCGAAGCCGATAGCGATACGCCCATGCAGCTGCTGCCCGGCATGCGCGTCGTATGCGTAGCGGGCCGCGGCGCCTTCGACGAAGTGGCGACCGCGATCGCCGTGCAACTGCTCTGCCGCCGCGGCCTGCCCGTGTTCGCCGCGCATTATGCGCAGTTCCGCAAAGGCAGCATCGATTCGGCAAGCATCGAAAATGCGCCGATTCTCTGCGTCGTCACGCTCGATGCATCGGAGGCGCCGCCGTACCTGCGCAACCTCGTGCGCCGCATTCGCGAACGGGCGCCGTCGGCAGCGCTCGTGGTTGGCGTCGGCGGCCTGTCCGAACGCGACGATGAGACGACGTCGCTGAGCGGGACGATCAACGCGAACGGCTTCGGCGAACTCGTCGACCAGTGCGTGCACGCGGCGACCAACGCCGCGCCGCTGCCGCCGCGGCTCGTGGAAAACACCGGCTGA
- a CDS encoding phosphocholine-specific phospholipase C → MTSNSRRRFLQTVASSAGAAAAMTALPDSIRRALAVPAASRTGTIRDIEHIVVFMQENRSFDHYFGHMRGVRGYNDRFPIPLPGGNPVWFQPSKEDATKPVLPFHLDTLTTSAQCIGDLDHNWYPTHAAINNGRYDQWPANKTDMTMGYHLRTDIPFHYALADAFTVCDAYYCSMPGPTHPNRMYLMTGMVDPTGTQGGPLLDNNDFVDGDGPPKYQLLSWTTYPERLEKAGISWQVYQQGTNGNDPLNGNYGTNVLQNFTNFINAQPGSSLYQRAQTARTIDDLKADVLANKLPQVSWLCPPAAYSEHPKYTPAYGAEYTSMILDALTSNPEVWSKTVLFIMYDENDGFFDHVPPPQVPTTRAQGLSTVTTEGEIHNVINPDGRGGTYTVDNLPYGLGTRVPMTIVSPWTKGGFVCSEVFDHTSVIRFIEARFGVKEPNITKWRRAVCGDLTSAFDFRTPDATMPALPDTSNYKSIADNQCATQPKPVVPAAPGPIVPQEPGIRFARALPYELHVNGKVNEKRNVLELVMGNTGSVGAHFYVYSSLRTDGPWRYTVEKDKSITETFDLSINNGAYAFTVYGPNGFVRRFNGDLNAEMIEAAAGKGKNRTALPEVKTHYDVANGNVVLRFTNKGNRNARLSVADNAYGALSRPVIVPPNETVEEKWVLASSHHWYDLTVTDNDDPAFQRRLAGHIETGKPSITDPAAVAPVMTAS, encoded by the coding sequence ATGACTTCAAATAGCCGCCGCCGTTTTCTACAAACCGTTGCTTCATCCGCCGGGGCTGCCGCCGCGATGACCGCGCTGCCGGATTCGATCCGCAGAGCGCTCGCCGTGCCGGCCGCATCCCGCACGGGCACGATCCGCGATATCGAGCATATCGTCGTGTTCATGCAGGAGAACCGCTCCTTCGACCACTACTTCGGCCATATGCGTGGCGTGCGCGGTTATAACGACCGCTTCCCGATCCCGCTGCCGGGCGGCAACCCGGTGTGGTTCCAGCCGTCGAAGGAAGACGCGACGAAGCCCGTGCTGCCGTTCCACCTCGATACGCTGACGACGAGCGCGCAATGTATCGGCGACCTCGACCATAACTGGTATCCGACGCATGCCGCGATCAACAACGGCCGCTACGACCAGTGGCCCGCGAACAAGACGGACATGACGATGGGCTACCACCTGCGCACCGACATTCCGTTCCACTACGCACTGGCCGATGCATTTACGGTGTGCGATGCATACTACTGCTCGATGCCGGGGCCGACGCATCCGAACCGCATGTACCTGATGACGGGCATGGTCGATCCGACCGGCACGCAAGGCGGCCCGCTGCTCGACAACAACGACTTCGTGGACGGCGACGGACCGCCGAAGTACCAGTTGTTGTCGTGGACCACGTATCCGGAACGCCTCGAAAAAGCCGGCATCTCGTGGCAGGTCTACCAGCAGGGCACGAACGGCAACGATCCGCTGAACGGCAACTACGGCACGAACGTCCTGCAGAACTTCACGAACTTCATCAACGCGCAGCCGGGCTCGTCGCTGTACCAGCGCGCGCAGACGGCGCGCACGATCGACGATCTGAAGGCCGACGTGCTCGCGAACAAGCTGCCGCAGGTGTCGTGGCTGTGCCCGCCGGCGGCCTACTCGGAACACCCGAAGTACACGCCTGCCTATGGCGCCGAGTACACCTCGATGATTCTCGACGCGCTGACGTCGAACCCCGAGGTGTGGAGCAAGACCGTGCTCTTCATCATGTACGACGAGAACGACGGCTTCTTCGATCACGTGCCGCCGCCGCAAGTGCCGACGACGCGCGCACAGGGCCTGTCGACCGTGACGACCGAGGGCGAGATCCACAACGTGATCAACCCGGACGGCCGCGGCGGCACCTACACGGTCGACAATCTGCCGTACGGTCTCGGCACGCGCGTGCCGATGACGATCGTGTCGCCGTGGACGAAGGGCGGCTTCGTGTGCTCGGAAGTGTTCGACCACACGTCGGTGATCCGCTTCATCGAAGCGCGTTTCGGCGTGAAGGAGCCGAACATCACGAAATGGCGCCGCGCGGTGTGCGGCGACCTGACCTCGGCGTTCGATTTCCGCACGCCGGACGCGACGATGCCGGCGCTGCCCGACACGAGCAACTACAAGTCGATCGCCGACAACCAGTGTGCGACGCAGCCGAAGCCGGTCGTGCCCGCCGCGCCGGGTCCGATCGTGCCGCAGGAGCCGGGCATCCGCTTCGCCCGTGCGCTGCCGTACGAGCTGCACGTGAACGGCAAGGTCAACGAGAAGCGCAACGTGCTCGAACTCGTGATGGGCAACACCGGTTCGGTCGGCGCCCATTTCTACGTGTACTCGTCGCTGCGCACCGACGGCCCGTGGCGCTACACGGTCGAAAAGGACAAGTCGATCACCGAGACTTTCGACCTGTCGATCAACAACGGCGCCTATGCGTTCACCGTCTACGGCCCGAACGGCTTCGTGCGGCGCTTCAACGGCGACCTGAACGCGGAGATGATCGAGGCCGCCGCCGGCAAGGGCAAGAACAGGACGGCTTTGCCCGAGGTCAAGACGCACTACGACGTGGCGAACGGCAACGTCGTGCTGCGCTTCACGAACAAGGGCAACAGGAACGCGCGGCTGTCGGTGGCCGATAACGCCTACGGCGCGCTGTCGCGGCCCGTGATCGTGCCGCCGAACGAGACGGTCGAAGAAAAGTGGGTTCTCGCGTCGAGCCACCACTGGTACGACCTGACGGTGACCGACAACGACGACCCGGCGTTCCAGCGCCGCCTCGCGGGTCATATCGAGACCGGCAAGCCGAGCATTACGGACCCGGCCGCCGTCGCGCCCGTCATGACGGCTTCGTAA
- a CDS encoding response regulator: MRTGTNLQDSEDELQWRPIGRALADHRRVLVVDDYADAADALQLLLSANGFECRAMHEAHDVCAIAEAWQPFAVVLDIAMPELDGLELARRLRATPSTSHMLLVACTGYASGRDRERAREAGFDAHCAKPLTPQRLLALLKRAVAMTPDMRNGGTRA, encoded by the coding sequence ATGCGCACAGGCACTAACCTGCAGGACAGCGAAGACGAATTGCAGTGGCGGCCGATTGGCCGGGCGCTGGCCGACCATCGCCGCGTACTCGTCGTCGACGACTACGCGGATGCCGCCGACGCCTTGCAACTGCTGCTCAGCGCGAACGGCTTCGAATGCCGTGCGATGCACGAGGCGCATGACGTCTGTGCGATCGCCGAGGCGTGGCAGCCGTTTGCGGTGGTGCTCGATATCGCCATGCCGGAACTCGACGGCCTCGAGCTCGCCCGGCGGTTGCGTGCGACGCCGTCGACGTCGCACATGCTGCTCGTCGCGTGCACGGGCTATGCATCGGGACGCGACCGAGAGCGCGCGCGGGAAGCCGGCTTCGACGCCCATTGCGCGAAGCCGCTGACGCCGCAGCGGCTGCTTGCATTATTGAAGAGGGCTGTGGCGATGACGCCGGACATGAGGAACGGAGGCACACGGGCATGA
- a CDS encoding BPSL1445 family SYLF domain-containing lipoprotein — protein sequence MQRRKFILTSGTMLAAGGLVLAGCTTTGQSSANSTAGNSDKRAAINHDVDATLSRLYTTVNGSRELVSKARGVLVFPQVVQAGFVVGGQYGQGALRVGGRTQGYYSTAAGSFGLQAGAQSKAIIFCFMTEQALADFRNRDGWAVGGDATVAVVKVGANGNIDSSTATAPVQAFVLTNAGLMAGVSLEGTKVSKLDI from the coding sequence ATGCAAAGAAGAAAGTTCATTTTGACCAGCGGTACGATGCTTGCGGCCGGCGGCCTCGTGTTGGCTGGCTGCACGACGACGGGACAAAGCTCGGCGAACAGCACGGCCGGCAACTCGGATAAGCGTGCTGCCATCAATCACGACGTCGACGCGACGCTGTCGCGGCTCTACACGACTGTCAACGGCTCGCGCGAACTGGTTTCGAAAGCGCGCGGCGTGCTGGTGTTTCCGCAGGTCGTGCAGGCCGGCTTCGTGGTCGGCGGCCAGTACGGCCAGGGCGCGCTGCGCGTCGGCGGCCGGACCCAGGGCTACTACAGCACGGCGGCCGGCTCGTTCGGTCTGCAGGCCGGCGCCCAGTCGAAGGCGATCATCTTCTGCTTCATGACCGAACAGGCGCTCGCCGACTTCCGCAACCGCGACGGCTGGGCCGTGGGTGGCGATGCGACGGTCGCGGTGGTCAAGGTCGGCGCGAACGGCAACATCGACTCATCGACGGCGACCGCCCCGGTGCAGGCGTTCGTGCTGACCAACGCGGGCCTGATGGCCGGTGTATCGCTCGAAGGCACCAAGGTGTCGAAACTGGATATCTGA
- the glgA gene encoding glycogen synthase GlgA, whose protein sequence is MTLNVLLVASEAMPLAKSGGLGDMVSAYAAALRDAGVDVSILLPAYPGALAQAVGVTPITRISGLPGGDARLLRAQMPDTGVPVLLLQMDHLFDREQLYVDQRGRDYLDNTVRFASLAAAAARIARGVRGVRRPDIVHAHDWHAALTPLLMKLAGVPAKSVFTIHNLAFQGNCPLALGSWLGVPDALLAPALSDERSIEFYDTLSPMKAGIVHADRVTTVSDTYAREILTPHFGHRMEGVLQASAHKLSGITNGIDENVWDPATDAHIARHYCAADVRGKQACKRDLQQRFGLTVDPFAPLVAIGSRLTSQKLADVVAAALPMALARHPRLQVAILGKGDAHLEQAMRALAALWPQRVAVQIGYDEATAHKLHAGADMLLHGSRFEPCGLTQMYAMRYGTIPIASRVGGLADTIVDYEPARSPELGLPEDGATGFLFDGETVGDVVAALERALEAFMRPSSWHALQRNAMRGDFGWAKPAARYLQLYAELTDARPARRGLSEAVQAAAASANGARDVDVVAQRRPARRAAGAAQNGKWNGNASAQGVHEDVARRA, encoded by the coding sequence TTGACGCTGAATGTTCTTCTCGTTGCTTCGGAGGCGATGCCGCTCGCCAAATCCGGCGGGCTCGGCGATATGGTGAGCGCCTATGCGGCCGCATTGCGCGACGCGGGCGTCGACGTGTCGATCCTGCTGCCCGCCTATCCGGGCGCACTCGCACAGGCGGTGGGCGTCACGCCGATTACGCGGATCAGCGGACTGCCCGGCGGCGACGCGCGCCTGTTGCGCGCGCAGATGCCCGACACAGGCGTGCCGGTACTGCTATTGCAGATGGATCATCTGTTCGACCGCGAGCAGCTTTATGTCGATCAGCGCGGTCGCGATTACCTCGACAATACCGTGCGTTTCGCCTCGCTTGCCGCTGCGGCTGCACGCATTGCGCGCGGCGTACGGGGCGTGCGGCGCCCCGATATCGTGCATGCGCACGATTGGCATGCAGCGCTCACGCCCTTGCTGATGAAGCTCGCGGGCGTGCCCGCGAAGAGCGTGTTTACGATTCACAATCTCGCGTTCCAGGGCAACTGCCCGCTCGCGCTCGGCAGCTGGCTCGGCGTGCCCGACGCGCTGCTCGCGCCGGCCCTTTCGGATGAGCGCAGCATCGAGTTCTACGACACGTTGAGCCCGATGAAGGCCGGCATCGTGCACGCCGATCGCGTGACGACGGTCAGCGACACCTATGCGCGCGAAATCCTCACGCCGCACTTCGGACACCGGATGGAAGGCGTGCTGCAAGCGAGCGCGCACAAGCTTTCCGGCATCACGAACGGCATCGACGAAAACGTCTGGGATCCGGCGACGGACGCACATATCGCGCGTCACTACTGCGCCGCCGACGTGCGCGGCAAGCAGGCCTGCAAGCGCGATCTGCAGCAACGCTTCGGGCTGACCGTCGATCCGTTCGCGCCGCTGGTCGCAATCGGCAGCCGTCTGACCTCGCAGAAGCTCGCAGACGTGGTTGCTGCCGCCTTGCCGATGGCGCTTGCGCGGCACCCGCGGCTGCAGGTGGCGATTCTCGGTAAAGGCGACGCGCATCTCGAACAGGCGATGCGCGCACTGGCCGCGCTGTGGCCGCAGCGCGTCGCCGTGCAGATCGGCTACGACGAGGCGACCGCGCACAAGCTGCATGCGGGCGCGGACATGCTGCTGCACGGCAGCCGCTTCGAGCCGTGCGGTCTCACGCAGATGTATGCGATGCGTTACGGCACGATTCCGATTGCATCGCGAGTCGGCGGCCTTGCCGACACGATCGTCGATTACGAACCGGCGCGTTCGCCCGAACTCGGCTTGCCCGAAGACGGCGCGACCGGCTTCCTGTTCGACGGTGAAACCGTGGGCGACGTGGTGGCGGCGCTCGAGCGCGCACTCGAAGCGTTTATGCGGCCGTCGTCATGGCATGCGTTGCAGCGTAATGCGATGCGCGGCGATTTCGGCTGGGCGAAGCCGGCTGCACGCTATCTGCAACTGTATGCGGAGCTCACCGATGCGCGGCCCGCGAGGCGCGGTCTGTCCGAAGCCGTGCAAGCGGCGGCGGCCAGCGCGAATGGCGCGCGCGATGTCGACGTGGTCGCACAGCGGCGGCCGGCACGGCGTGCCGCGGGTGCTGCGCAGAACGGCAAGTGGAACGGCAATGCTTCCGCGCAGGGCGTGCACGAGGATGTTGCGCGACGCGCGTGA
- the glgX gene encoding glycogen debranching protein GlgX, giving the protein MPYDRRISEGLPFPLGATWDGKGVNFALFSAHATKVELCLFDAKGKREVERIELPEYTDEVWHVHVAGLPAGTVYGYRVHGPFEPEAGHRFNPHKLLLDPYAKAHVGALKWHPSLFGYTLNAPGDEPDLTFDKRDSAAYMPKCQVVDQTFNWTHPTRIRVPWDRTIVYETHVRGYTKRHPAVPAKLRGTFDGLAQKAVIDHIRRLGVTTVELMPIHAFVNDSYLLDKGLTNYWGYNTIGFFAADPRYFARGPGMVAEFKEMVDRLHDAGLEVILDVVYNHTAEGNERGPTLSFRGIDNASYYRLMPEQNRYYINDTGTGNTLNLSHPRVLQMVTDSLRYWVTEMNVDGFRFDLATILGREPYGFDEGGGFLDSCRQDPVLASVKLIAEPWDCGPGGYQVGGFPPGWAEWNDRFRDTARSFWKGDENCAADLATRLTASGDFFNRRGRRPWSSVNFVTAHDGFTLHDLVSYNERHNDANGENNNDGHSDNRSWNCGAEGPTDDIDIVELRERQKRNMLATLLFSQGTPMLLAGDEFGRTQQGNNNAYCQDNEISWVDWEGIDERGRALIGFVRKLTALRHALPVLRRGRFLTGETRVLKLPGRMEARMEGQSEAESEGASKAESEADLEVKDVKWLSPAGVELTDEQWGDPAMRCFGLVIDGRAQASGIRRPASDATLLVIVNAYHDVVDFTLPEVPGSDQWSCLIDTNAPERDELPEFGSGDVYQVTGRSLLLFALHAQGETQHVFDRLEERLTQ; this is encoded by the coding sequence ATGCCATACGACCGACGCATTTCCGAAGGCCTGCCATTTCCGCTCGGCGCTACATGGGACGGAAAGGGCGTGAATTTCGCGCTTTTTTCTGCGCATGCGACGAAGGTCGAACTGTGTCTGTTCGACGCGAAAGGCAAGCGCGAAGTCGAACGTATCGAACTACCCGAATACACCGACGAAGTGTGGCATGTGCATGTCGCGGGTTTGCCGGCGGGCACCGTGTACGGCTATCGCGTGCATGGACCGTTCGAACCCGAGGCGGGGCATCGCTTCAATCCGCACAAGCTGCTGCTCGACCCGTATGCGAAAGCGCACGTCGGCGCGCTCAAATGGCACCCGTCGCTGTTCGGCTATACGTTGAACGCGCCCGGCGACGAGCCCGATCTGACTTTCGACAAGCGCGATAGCGCGGCCTATATGCCGAAGTGTCAGGTCGTCGATCAGACTTTCAACTGGACGCATCCGACGCGCATTCGCGTGCCGTGGGACCGCACGATCGTCTATGAGACGCATGTGCGCGGTTACACGAAGCGGCATCCGGCGGTGCCCGCGAAGTTGCGCGGCACGTTCGACGGTCTCGCGCAGAAAGCCGTGATCGATCATATCCGGCGGCTCGGCGTCACGACCGTCGAACTGATGCCGATCCACGCGTTCGTCAACGACAGTTACCTGCTCGACAAAGGCCTCACGAACTACTGGGGCTACAACACGATTGGCTTTTTCGCGGCCGATCCGCGCTACTTCGCGCGCGGCCCGGGCATGGTCGCCGAATTCAAGGAAATGGTGGACCGCCTGCACGACGCGGGTCTCGAGGTGATACTCGACGTGGTTTATAACCATACGGCCGAAGGCAACGAGCGCGGACCGACGCTGTCATTTCGCGGCATCGACAACGCCTCGTACTACCGGCTGATGCCCGAACAGAACCGCTATTACATCAACGACACCGGCACCGGCAACACGCTGAACCTGTCGCATCCGCGCGTGCTGCAGATGGTGACCGACAGTTTGCGCTACTGGGTCACCGAGATGAACGTCGATGGCTTCCGCTTCGATCTCGCGACGATTCTCGGCCGCGAGCCGTACGGCTTCGACGAAGGCGGCGGCTTTCTCGACAGTTGCCGGCAAGACCCGGTGCTCGCGAGCGTCAAGCTCATTGCCGAACCGTGGGATTGCGGGCCCGGCGGCTATCAGGTCGGCGGCTTCCCGCCGGGGTGGGCCGAATGGAACGACCGATTCCGCGATACGGCGCGCTCGTTCTGGAAGGGCGACGAAAACTGCGCGGCCGACCTCGCGACGCGCCTGACCGCATCGGGCGATTTCTTCAACCGCCGCGGCAGACGCCCGTGGTCGAGCGTGAATTTCGTGACCGCGCACGATGGTTTCACGCTGCACGATCTCGTGTCGTACAACGAGCGTCACAACGACGCCAACGGCGAGAACAACAACGACGGCCACAGCGATAACCGTTCGTGGAACTGCGGCGCCGAAGGACCGACCGACGACATCGACATCGTCGAATTGCGCGAGCGTCAGAAGCGCAACATGCTTGCGACGCTGCTGTTCTCGCAAGGCACGCCGATGCTACTGGCCGGCGACGAATTCGGCCGCACCCAGCAGGGCAATAACAACGCATATTGCCAGGACAACGAAATCAGCTGGGTCGACTGGGAAGGCATCGACGAGCGCGGCCGTGCGCTGATCGGCTTCGTGCGCAAGCTCACGGCGTTGCGTCATGCGTTGCCGGTCTTGCGGCGCGGCCGCTTCCTGACCGGCGAGACGCGCGTGCTCAAGCTGCCGGGCCGGATGGAAGCCCGCATGGAAGGCCAAAGCGAAGCGGAAAGCGAGGGCGCAAGCAAGGCCGAAAGCGAAGCCGATCTCGAAGTGAAGGACGTGAAGTGGCTAAGCCCCGCCGGCGTCGAGCTGACGGACGAGCAATGGGGCGATCCGGCAATGCGCTGCTTCGGCCTCGTGATCGACGGGCGCGCGCAGGCAAGCGGTATTCGACGGCCCGCATCGGACGCGACGCTGCTCGTCATCGTCAACGCGTATCACGATGTGGTGGACTTCACGCTGCCCGAGGTGCCCGGCAGCGATCAATGGAGCTGTCTGATCGATACGAACGCGCCCGAACGCGACGAGTTGCCGGAATTCGGTTCGGGCGACGTGTATCAGGTGACGGGTCGCTCGCTGCTGCTGTTCGCGTTGCATGCGCAGGGGGAGACGCAGCATGTGTTCGACCGGCTCGAGGAGCGGCTCACGCAGTAG
- a CDS encoding response regulator, producing the protein MMDATALSDTRLPTILLIDDEQELLVAWALLLELEGFHVVTTRESREGVELAHRLHPALVITDLMMPGMNGVEVCIALKADSSLDDVPIILWSASPDIPDGVLCECKLHKPVARETLLANVEGLLRSALDARRQRASVRR; encoded by the coding sequence ATGATGGATGCCACTGCACTTTCGGACACCCGCCTGCCCACTATTCTGCTCATCGACGACGAACAGGAATTGCTCGTCGCGTGGGCGCTGCTGCTCGAACTCGAAGGATTTCATGTCGTCACGACGCGCGAGTCGCGCGAAGGCGTGGAACTCGCGCATCGTCTGCATCCGGCGCTCGTCATTACCGACCTGATGATGCCGGGAATGAACGGCGTCGAAGTGTGCATCGCGCTAAAGGCGGATTCGTCGCTCGACGACGTGCCGATCATTTTATGGAGCGCGTCGCCGGATATCCCCGATGGCGTGCTGTGCGAATGCAAGCTGCACAAGCCGGTCGCGCGCGAGACGTTGCTTGCGAACGTCGAGGGGCTCCTGCGCTCGGCGCTGGACGCGCGGCGGCAGCGCGCATCCGTGCGCCGGTAG
- a CDS encoding DUF6543 domain-containing protein yields the protein MPDAYASTSEPGVFKDLHSGQTFIFHDKRSYAVAQDADTRDWRLTTPGNPRARGSALQRNALGAWMLQTDSTRPRSAGRAAASVGSRATAVEDVAPPRWRRLAGTGSTASPAPTVRPPASAPSRPRQALPEPTLSDRIANHLLRNPGARHDDLPSRYGATAEQVEKIASDVQSAVRGWHDLQNTGLQVRLSVIVRPFTNGEKAYLRKWGGRLPVDTFAAIMHKPKDMIENYLHRTNCRTSSSLPEPSRAALLDLAHVGWRNLIRRELASGTRPSGVFFTPEAEAFAARWSGALSVHSIGLLMSLPKETIAAHMRAFDGAVPAQHAAASAQPGPSGYQPR from the coding sequence TTGCCGGACGCGTATGCTTCGACGTCCGAGCCGGGCGTATTCAAGGATCTGCATAGCGGCCAGACATTTATCTTTCACGACAAGCGTTCGTATGCGGTCGCGCAAGACGCGGATACGCGTGACTGGCGGTTGACGACACCTGGCAATCCTCGTGCGCGCGGCAGTGCCCTGCAACGCAATGCACTAGGCGCGTGGATGCTGCAGACGGATTCGACGCGTCCTCGCAGCGCAGGCCGGGCGGCGGCGAGCGTGGGTTCTCGCGCAACCGCCGTCGAAGATGTCGCGCCTCCTCGATGGCGCCGGCTTGCGGGCACCGGCAGTACCGCGTCGCCGGCGCCAACGGTCCGACCGCCCGCGTCGGCGCCGTCGCGCCCGCGGCAAGCGCTGCCGGAGCCGACGCTGTCGGACAGGATCGCGAACCATCTGTTGCGAAATCCCGGTGCTCGCCATGACGATCTGCCGAGCCGATACGGTGCAACCGCAGAGCAGGTCGAAAAAATCGCGTCGGACGTGCAATCGGCAGTACGTGGCTGGCACGATCTGCAGAACACAGGACTGCAGGTCAGGCTCTCGGTGATCGTGCGGCCGTTCACGAACGGCGAAAAAGCATATCTGCGGAAGTGGGGCGGCAGGTTACCAGTCGACACGTTCGCCGCCATCATGCACAAGCCGAAGGACATGATCGAAAACTACCTTCACAGAACGAACTGCCGGACCTCGTCCTCGTTGCCGGAGCCAAGCCGCGCAGCGCTGCTGGATCTCGCTCATGTGGGATGGCGCAACCTGATCCGTCGCGAGCTCGCGAGCGGGACACGTCCGTCGGGCGTGTTTTTCACCCCTGAGGCGGAGGCGTTTGCCGCGCGGTGGAGCGGCGCGTTGTCGGTCCACAGCATCGGCCTGTTGATGTCGCTTCCGAAAGAAACGATCGCAGCGCATATGCGGGCGTTTGACGGCGCAGTGCCCGCGCAGCATGCCGCTGCGTCTGCACAACCGGGTCCTTCGGGTTACCAGCCGCGCTGA